In Fusarium oxysporum f. sp. lycopersici 4287 chromosome 2, whole genome shotgun sequence, a genomic segment contains:
- a CDS encoding IRE protein kinase, translated as MLRRPPGEGRRASQQQRLFIAFAIILLPWLQLVDAQQQHRPVEPALPQLQRPGGRSQQLADDAAHQWAATPVDLTKSARETVKNVKRASVPNQRQRQQQQKIEPVRRNRKREYENDHLIIPDDASALATLAPAQSVGAPNPSRYQRSSSIPASGLASPQIARSLKDWEVEDFVLLATVDGDLYANDRRTGKERWHLEVDHPMVETKHHRSEKSILDENYHQVDHYVWAVEPNRDGGIYLWAPDSNRGFVKTGFTMKKLVEELAPYADESSPVVYTGDKKTTMITLDAATGRVLKWFGATGSHVNEAESCARPDTLYDENNQECSSTGTITLGRTEYTVGIQRREDGLPIATLRYSEWSPNNYDSDLFQQHQSSLDKKYITSQHDGKVYAFDYARSEKAEPLFSEHFAAPVARVFDVCRPGDATSDSNPDLVVLPQPPMPPQDETHARMRSNSIFLNQTRTGDWYVMSGRSYPLIIHAPIAQLSRPDWWDIAPSWDTINQTKLSKVLVGTHFLDTVNNRGGTHTPSLPAGAIEGPEVYDVYDGNDDLENNDSKTTDLTFSDEPTLFTNVKKVPLIAAQSVKDFITNPVVIIIFVSLLYFNNKNIRRHLQRGKRRGFWNELQNILGFVETPVYTEQPDEVDSSDTDGNVDYLAGSVNEEPKPAAPRDNLEEKVKESVVPAPESSNLEPGTSPQTPIKEVELSDREATPKPKRKTPTKRSGDTPDTPQPQPQAKATATNESQDGGAPEKKKKAHRGRRGGVKHRKGRAQEASLSRGDDPATATVEDAVNNAKKLGERPSLEPDVMTVHDDMQSVTGSTIRMGNIEVNTDEQLGTGSNGTLVFAGKFDGRAVAVKRMLIQFYDIASQETRLLRESDDHPNVIRYYSQQIRDGFLYIALERCAASLADVVEKPNYFRDLANAGRHDLPNILYQITNGISHLHELRIVHRDLKPQNILVNMGKDGKPRMLVSDFGLCKKLEGGQSSFGATTGRAAGTSGWRAPELLLDDDAREGAMMEASTQSGSGSVLVDDNMMPRRATRAIDIFSLGLVFFYVLTNGSHPFDCGDRYMREVNIRKGQYNLDLLDSLGDFAYEAKDLIASMLEADPKNRPNAKEIMAHPFFWSPKKRLAFLCDVSDHFEKEPRDPPSPALAELERHAGDVTRSDFLRVLPRDFVDSLGKQRKYTGSRLLDLLRALRNKKNHYEDMPEALKRTVGPLPEGYLAFWTVRFPMLLLTCWNVVWNVQWEKSDRFREYYEPAPL; from the exons ATGCTGCGACGACCTCCGGGCGAGGGGCGTCGGGCCTCACAGCAACAGAGACTCTTCATCGCCTTTGCTATCATCCTTCTACCCTGGCTACAGCTTGTTGatgctcagcagcagcatcgaCCAGTCGAACCAGCTTTACCACAACTGCAACGCCCCGGCGGCCGCAGTCAGCAGTTAGCCGATGATGCCGCACATCAATGGGCCGCGACCCCCGTTGACCTGACTAAGTCGGCCCGCGAGACTGTCAAGAATGTAAAGCGGGCTTCCGTTCCCAATcagcgacagcgacagcagcagcagaagatcGAGCCTGTCCGCAGGAACCGCAAGAGAGAATACGAAAACGACCATTTAATTATCCCTGACGATGCGAGCGCCCTCGCAACTTTGGCTCCGGCTCAGTCCGTAGGAGCACCAAACCCTTCACGATATCAACGGTCCAGCAGCATTCCTGCTTCTGGGCTTGCCTCGCCGCAGATTGCGCGGAGTCTGAAGGATTGGGAAGTGGAAGACTTTGTTCTTCTGGCGACCGTCGATGGAGACCTATACGCCAACGACCGGCGAACCGGAAAAGAACGTTGGCATCTCGAAGTCGACCACCCTATGGTAGAGACCAAACACCACCGCTCGGAGAAGTCCATTCTCGATGAAAATTATCACCAAGTCGACCATTATGTTTGGGCTGTTGAGCCTAACCGTGATGGCGGAATCTACCTCTGGGCCCCCGATTCTAATCGTGGATTTGTCAAAACAGGCTTcaccatgaagaagcttgtcgAAGAACTGGCCCCCTACGCCGATGAGAGCTCTCCCGTCGTCTATACTGGCGACAAAAAGACTACCATGATTACTCTTGATGCAGCCACAGGGAGAGTTCTGAAATGGTTCGGTGCTACAGGATCTCATGTTAATGAAGCCGAAAGCTGCGCACGCCCCGACACGTTGTACGACGAGAACAACCAGGAGTGTAGCTCTACTGGAACAATCACTTTGGGCAGGACCGAATATACTGTTGGTATCCAGCGGCGTGAGGACGGTCTTCCCATCGCTACCCTTAGGTACTCTGAGTGGAGCCCCAACAACTACGACAGCGACCTATTTCAACAGCACCAGTCTTCATTAGATAAGAAGTACATCACAAGCCAGCACGACGGCAAGGTCTATGCGTTTGACTACGCAAGGTCCGAAAAGGCAGAGCCACTTTTCAGCGAACACTTCGCAGCACCTGTAGCCCGAGTTTTTGATGTATGCCGACCAGGAGATGCTACATCCGACAGCAATCCCGATCTTGTGGTCCTTCCTCAACCGCCGATGCCCCCGCAAGATGAGACCCACGCCCGTATGCGCAGTAACAGTATCTTTCTCAACCAGACTCGGACTGGGGATTGGTATGTCATGTCTGGACGATCGTATCCTCTTATTATCCATGCCCCCATCGCTCAACTATCCCGCCCCGATTGGTGGGACATTGCTCCCTCTTGGGACACTATCAACCAAACCAAACTCTCGAAGGTCCTGGTAGGCACACATTTCCTCGACACTGTCAATAACAGAGGTGGCACACACACGCCAAGTTTGCCTGCCGGTGCAATAGAAGGACCAGAAGTGTATGACGTGTACGATGGCAATGATGATTTGGAGAATAATGATTCAAAAACCACGGACCTGACATTTTCGGATGAGCCTACCTTGTTTACCAACGTCAAAAAGGTGCCTCTAATTGCCGCCCAAAGCGTCAAGGATTTCATCACAAATCCCGTGGTCATCATCATATTTGTTTCATTACTCTAtttcaacaacaagaatATCCGTCGTCACCTCCAGCGTGGGAAGCGACGGGGTTTCTGGAACGAATTGCAAAATATACTGGGTTTTGTTGAGACCCCTGTCTACACGGAGCAACCGGATGAAGTCGATAGCAGCGACACTGACGGCAACGTTGACTACTTGGCCGGCTCAGTGAACGAAGAACCAAAGCCCGCAGCACCGAGAGACAatcttgaggagaaggtcaAAGAATCCGTGGTCCCTGCCCCTGAATCATCCAATTTGGAGCCCGGAACTTCCCCCCAAACACCTATCAAAGAGGTAGAGCTCAGCGATAGGGAAGCGACTCCGAAGCCCAAGAGGAAGACTCCCACCAAGAGGTCAGGTGATACTCCTGAtactcctcaacctcaacctcaagccAAGGCTACGGCCACAAATGAAAGTCAGGATGGTGGAGCccctgagaagaagaagaaggctcaCAGAGGTAGACGTGGTGGTGTCAAGCATCGCAAGGGTCgtgctcaagaagcttcccTATCTCGAGGCGATGACCCGGCCACGGCCACTGTCGAGGATGCGGTCAACAACGCAAAGAAGCTGGGTGAAAGGCCTAGCCTCGAGCCGGACGTAATGACCGTACATGACGACATGCAGTCTGTGACAGGCTCGACGATCCGTATGGGAAACATCGAGGTGAACACAGATGAGCAATTGGGCACAGGAAGCAATGGCACTCTAGTCTTTGCTGGCAAATTCGATGGAAGAGCGGTCGCCGTCAAACGCATGTTGATTCAGTTTTATGACATCGCGTCCCAAGAAACAAGGTTGTTAAGAGAGAGTGATGATCACCCGAATG TCATTCGATATTACTCCCAACAGATCCGCGATGGATTTCTTTACATTGCCCTGGAGCGCTGCGCCGCTTCATTAGCAGACGTGGTCGAAAAGCCCAACTATTTCCGGGACCTTGCCAACGCCGGCCGACATGACTTGCCGAATATCCTTTACCAGATCACCAACGGCATCAGCCACTTACACGAGCTCCGAATCGTCCATCGTGACCTCAAGCCACAGAATATTCTGGTCAATATGggcaaggatggcaagcctAGAATGCTGGTCTCTGATTTCGGACTTTGCAAGAAATTGGAAGGCGGGCAATCGTCCTTCGGCGCCACTACGGGCCGTGCCGCTGGAACATCAGGCTGGCGTGCTCCCGAGCTTCTACTCGACGACGACGCTCGAGAGGGTGCCATGATGGAGGCTAGCACCCAAAGCGGCTCTGGTTCGGTTTTGGTCGATGACAATATGATGCCTCGGCGTGCTACTCGTGCGATCGACATTTTCTCGCTTGGACTGGTCTTCTTCTATGTCTTGACCAACGGATCACATCCCTTTGATTGCGGCGATCGCTATATGCGAGAAGTCAACATTCGAAAAGGGCAGTATAACTTGGACCTTCTTGACTCTCTCGGCGACTTTGCCTACGAGGCTAAGGACCTTATCGCCTCCATGCTTGAAGCAGACCCCAAGAACCGTCCCAATGCCAAGGAGATCATGGCCCATCCCTTCTTCTGGTCCCCAAAGAAGAGGCTCGCGTTCCTCTGCGACGTCTCGGATCACTTTGAGAAGGAGCCAAGGGACCCACCCTCGCCCGCCCTGGCCGAGCTTGAGAGGCACGCAGGGGATGTGACTAGGAGTGACTTCTTGAGGGTCTTGCCGCGTGATTTCGTTGATTCCCTCGGCAAGCAACGCAAATATACCGGTTCCcgccttcttgatctgcttcGAGCCCTACGAAATAAGAAGAATCACTACGAAGATATGCCTGAGGCACTCAAAAGGACCGTCGGACCTCTTCCCGAAGGCTACCTTGCATTTTGGACTGTTAGGTTCCCTATGCTATTGTTGACTTGTTGGAACGTTGTATGGAACGTGCAGTGGGAAAAGTCGGACCGCTTCCGCGAATACTATGAGCCTGCGCCCCTGTAG
- a CDS encoding T-complex protein 1 subunit beta: MSFQPTQIFEEGTTEEKGENARLAAFVGAIAVGDLVKSTLGPKGMDKILQSASTAEIMVTNDGATILKSIALDNAAAKVLVNISKVQDDEVGDGTTSVAVLAAELLREAEKLVDKKIHPQTIIEGYRIASQAALKALEGSAVDHSKNPEAFRQDLLAIARTTLSSKVLAQDRKQFAELAVDAVLRLKSSDLNHIQIIKKAGGKLSDSYLDEGFILDKKIGVNQPKRLEKAKILVANTSMDTDKVKIFGARVKVGSTSKLAELEKAEKEKMKAKVEKIKAHGINCFINRQLIYNWPEQLFTDAGIMSIEHADFDGIERLALVTGGEIASTFDHPDQVKLGHCDVIEEVIIGEDTLIKFSGVAGGEACTIVLRGATEQLLDEAERSLHDALAVLSQTVKEPRTTLGGGCAEMLMAKAVEGAATRVEGKRQLAVSSFAVALRQLPTILADNAGLDSGDLVARLRKALYDGLTTYGLDLMTPGGGITDMRDLGVIESYKLKKAVVSSASEAAELLLRVDDIIRAAPRRRERM, translated from the exons ATG TCTTTCCAACCAACCCAAATTTTTGAGGAGGGCACTACTGAGGAAAAGGGTGAGAATGCTCGTCTCGCCGCCTTCGTCGGTGCCATCGCCGTCGGTGACCTCGTAAAGAGCACCCTTGGTCCTAAGGGTATGGACAAGATTCTCCAGTCAGC CTCCACCGCCGAAATCATGGTTACCAACGACGGTGCCACAATCCTCAAGTCGATCGCCCTCGATAACGCCGCCGCAAAGGTTCTGGTCAATATTTCGAAGGTCCAAGATGACGAAGTCGGTGACGGTACCACCTCCGTTGCTGTTCTCGCTGCCGAGCTATTGAGAGAGGCGGAGAAGCTGGTCGACAAGAAGATCCACCCCCAGACTATCATTGAGGGCTACCGGATAGCCAGCCAGGCTGCGCTGAAGGCGTTGGAAGGATCAGCCGTTGATCACAGCAAGAACCCCGAAGCCTTCCGACAAGATCTGCTCGCCATTGCCCGAACAACACTCAGCTCTAAGGTCCTGGCCCAGGACCGCAAACAGTTCGCCGAATTGGCCGTTGATGCCGTCCTCCGACTCAAGTCATCCGACCTCAACCacatccagatcatcaagaaggcCGGAGGCAAACTCAGTGACTCCTACCTTGACGAAGGTTTCATTCTCGATAAGAAGATCGGTGTCAACCAGCCCAAGCGACTagagaaggccaagattcTGGTGGCCAACACCTCCATGGACAccgacaaggtcaagatctTTGGTGCCCGTGTTAAGGTTGGTTCAACAAGCAAGCTTGCTGAACTTgagaaggccgagaaggagaagatgaaggccaaggttgagaagatcaaggcacACGGCATCAACTGCTTCATCAACCGACAGCTCATTTACAACTGGCCCGAGCAGCTATTTACTGATGCCGGCATCATGTCAATTGAGCATGCTGACTTCGACGGTATTGAGCGTCTTGCCCTGGTCACCGGCGGTGAGATTGCCTCGACCTTTGACCATCCCGATCAAGTCAAGCTTGGCCACTGCGACGTTATCGAGGAGGTTATTATTGGAGAAGATACTCTCATCAAGTTCtctggtgttgctggtggTGAAGCTTGCACAATTGTCCTTCGAGGTGCCACAGAACAGCTCCTTGATGAGGCCGAGCGAAGTCTCCATGATGCCCTTGCTGTTCTGTCACAGACTGTCAAGGAACCCCGAACCACCCTTGGCGGTGGTTGTGCCGAGATGCTTATGGCCAAGGCGGTCGAGGGCGCTGCTACCCGAGTTGAGGGTAAGCGACAACTGGCTGTCTCTAGCTTTGCCGTCGCTCTTCGACAACTTCCCACTATCCTTGCCGACAACGCTGGTCTCGACTCTGGTGACCTTGTTGCCAGATTACGCAAGGCTCTCTACGATGGTCTTACCACTTACGGCCTGGACCTGATGACCCCTGGTGGTGGTATTACTGATATGCGAGATCTCGGCGTTATCGAGAGTTacaagttgaagaaggctgtGGTGTCTTCGGCCAGCGAAGCCGCAGAG cttcttcttcgagtgGACGATATCATCCGGGCAGCTCCTCGTCGACGAGAGCGTATGTAA
- a CDS encoding translation initiation factor 3 subunit B, which yields MQWPAFKWSADDKYVARLNPGQSISVYELPRMNLLDKTSIKIEGVVDFDWAPATPKRDGVKNYEQLFCYWTPEIGSNPAKVGLMSIPSKQVVRSLNLFSVSDAKLHWQSEAAYICVKVDRHSKSKKSQATTLEIFRVKEKGVPVEVVDTIKDTVINFAWEPKGDRFAIISTTEPVGVTAVPPKTAVSFFCPEKAKKGQQVGNFKHLRTLDKKNSNAIYWSPRGRFVVIATIANQQSSDLDFFDLDFEGEKPESDKDLTANLQAMNTADHYGVTDVEWDPSGRFVASWASAWKHSMENGYHIYDFKGEALREEPLEKFKQFSWRPRPPTLLTKEEQKAVRKNLREYSRVFEQEDADRGASADLAVVEARRHMLEEWYNWRESVEAEILEEREALGLPKDPHAPLLEAYTKSLEGLTSEADRVIEEIVEEVLEESEEILA from the exons ATGCAGTGGCCCGCCTTCAAATGGTCTGCTGACGACAAGTACGTTGCCCGTCTCAACCCCGGCCAGTCCATCTCCGTATACGAGCTTCCCCGCATGAACCTTCTCGACAAGACCtccatcaagatcgagggTGTTGTGGACTTCGACTGGGCTCCTGCTACCCCCAAGCGTGATGGTGTCAAGAACTACGAGCAGCTGTTCTGCTACTGGACCCCTGAAATCGGCAGCAACCCCGCCAAGGTCGGCTTGATGAGCATTCCCTCAAAACAGGTCGTTCGATCCCTGAACCTCTTCAGCGTTAGTGACGCCAAGCTTCACTGGCAATCCGAGGCTGCCTACATTTGCGTCAAGGTCGACCGACACTCCAAGTCGAAGAAGTCTCAAGCAACCACACTCGAGATTTTCCgtgtcaaggagaagggtgTCCCTGTTGAGGTCGTTGACACTATTAAGGATACCGTTATCAACTTTGCCTGGGAGCCCAAGGGTGACAGGtttgccatcatctccacaACCGAGCCCGTGGGCGTTACTGCTGTCCCCCCTAAGACTGCAGTTTCTTTCTTCTGCCCTGAGAAGGCTAAGAAGGGCCAACAAGTGGGTAACTTCAAGCACCTCCGAACgcttgacaagaagaacagcaacGCCATCTACTGGTCACCTCGCGGTCGCTTTGTTGTTATTGCCACCATTGCCAACCAACAGAGCTCCGATCTGGACTTCTTCGACCTTGATTTCGAGGGCGAGAAGCCCGAGTCTGACAAGGACCTTACCGCCAACCTCCAGGCTATGAACACCGCCGACCACTACGGTGTCACAGATGTTGAGTGGGACCCTTCAGGCCGATTCGTTGCCTCATGGGCTTCTGCTTGGAAGCACTCG ATGGAAAACGGCTACCACATTTACGATTTCAAGGGCGAGGCTCTACGAGAAGAGCCgcttgagaagttcaagcAGTTCTCATGGCGCCCTCGGCCCCCGACTCTgctcaccaaggaggagcagaaggCCGTGCGCAAGAACCTTCGAGAATACAGCCGCGTCTTTGAGCAAGAAGATGCTGACCGTGGTGCGTCTGCTGACTTGGCTGTGGTTGAGGCTCGCCGACATATGCTCGAGGAGTGGTACAACTGGCGCGAGTCCGTCGAGGCTGAGATTCTGGAAGAGCGCGAGGCTCTTGGCCTACCAAAGGATCCCCATGCTCCTCTGCTAGAGGCTTACACAAAGTCTCTTGAGGGCTTAACATCAGAGGCGGATCGGGTGATTGAGGAGATTGTGGAGGAAGTTCTTGAGGAGAGTGAGGAGATCCTCGCATAG
- a CDS encoding hypothetical protein (At least one base has a quality score < 10), translating into MSVPLTTEELERYTAIIDDILETSDLETISRKKIRQGLENKLGGQDLSDQKNAIKRLIEARFDAVSGANNGIEPPSTVDYAANGTSDVGETEQSATPEPSRKKVKRSSSAEDADAKLAAQLQAQENSLARGRKTRGGDKAKPTKKKAAPRKKSAKKVKADDDSDLEPADGEVGKKRKAGGGFQKPFNLSETLSELVGETQVCEPLLYVLHKALS; encoded by the exons atgagcGTCCCTT TGACTACCGAAGAGCTCGAGCGCTATACCGCTATCATTGATGACATCCTTGAGACGTCCGACCTTGAGACTATATCACGAAAGAAGATCCGGCAGGGGTTGGAGAACAAGCTTGGCGGCCAGGATCTGAGCGACCAGAAG AACGCCATCAAACGACTTATCGAAGCTCGGTTCGACGCCGTATCTGGGGCCAACAACGGAATTGAACCTCCCTCCACTGTCGACTATGCGGCCAACGGTACATCCGATGTAGGCGAGACCGAGCAATCCGCCACCCCAGAACCTTCACGAAAGAAGGTTAAGCGATCATCCTCGGCTGAAGATGCGGACGCCAAGTTGGCCGCGCAACTACAGGCGCAGGAAAATAGCTTGGCCAGAGGGCGCAAGACTCGAGGGGGCGACAAAGCAAAACctaccaagaagaaggcggcgCCGCGCAAGAAAAGTGCGAAAAAGGTCAAAGCCGACGATGATAGCGACCTCGAACCAGCCGATGGTGAGGttggcaagaagagaaaggctggtggtggtttcCAGAAACCTTTCAACTTGAGCGAAACCCTCTCTGAACTTGTTGGCGAGACGCAGGTATGTGAACCACTTCTTTATGTACTACACAAGGCTTTATCCTAG